The Lewinellaceae bacterium genome has a segment encoding these proteins:
- a CDS encoding phenylacetate--CoA ligase family protein, giving the protein MNTPMILLKTLDKAKGLKVYPWYRFFQNTLSWQRDQVEVYQAERLQKLIEYALNTVPYYRAEWNRLGIRPHDIKTPSDLKKCSILDRDTLRNKQEELISSYFPLKNMHKGSSSGTTGIPINYYTDTDGLSAGMAAGYALWNMSGWNPGQSNVHIWGNQTSIKRWNTIPSKLKNLLFHQKNIASTLLNDPEQIPELAERIVRFNPRSIDGYSSSIYDFARYCQEEKIHLKNLKQVLTTAENLEPYQQKLIEQILAPTGDLYGSGEVLGMAARPVNDDRYYVLDPHVILETEASEISGMKNLLITDLNNYGMPMIRYRIGDMVDELHEPEPQAKFPFAWFKKIQGRSSDIITLPNGKKIHPVNIFGGTLFRRFPQITRHKVVWNGTFLEFIFEAKEKPDAKELHRQLSVLLHPFEVPFSIEYKDRILPSSNGKYKYLEIIPKKTVTP; this is encoded by the coding sequence ATGAATACTCCTATGATATTGCTTAAAACGCTGGACAAGGCAAAAGGGCTGAAGGTATATCCATGGTATCGATTTTTTCAAAATACATTATCATGGCAAAGAGATCAGGTCGAGGTTTATCAAGCAGAACGGCTGCAAAAATTAATCGAATATGCCTTGAATACGGTCCCTTATTATAGGGCTGAATGGAACCGACTTGGAATAAGGCCCCACGATATTAAAACGCCTTCAGATTTAAAAAAATGTTCTATTCTCGACAGAGACACCTTACGAAATAAGCAGGAAGAACTGATTTCTTCCTATTTCCCACTCAAAAATATGCATAAAGGAAGTTCCAGTGGAACAACAGGAATTCCGATTAACTATTACACCGATACAGATGGATTGAGTGCCGGAATGGCCGCCGGTTATGCGCTTTGGAATATGTCAGGTTGGAACCCCGGCCAAAGCAATGTACATATTTGGGGCAACCAAACATCAATTAAGCGTTGGAATACTATCCCTTCGAAGTTAAAAAACCTGTTATTCCATCAAAAAAACATTGCTTCCACACTTTTGAATGACCCGGAACAAATTCCCGAATTGGCTGAACGAATTGTCAGGTTCAATCCTCGGTCCATTGATGGGTATTCCAGTTCAATTTATGATTTCGCACGATATTGCCAGGAAGAAAAAATTCACTTAAAAAACCTAAAACAAGTGCTCACCACCGCTGAAAATCTTGAACCATACCAACAAAAATTAATCGAACAAATTCTGGCCCCGACAGGCGACCTTTATGGTTCGGGAGAAGTATTGGGCATGGCGGCACGCCCGGTGAATGACGATCGTTATTATGTCCTTGATCCCCATGTTATCCTTGAAACCGAAGCCTCTGAAATTAGTGGGATGAAAAATTTATTGATTACCGATTTGAATAATTACGGTATGCCTATGATCAGGTACCGGATTGGGGACATGGTGGACGAACTGCACGAACCGGAGCCCCAAGCCAAATTTCCCTTTGCCTGGTTTAAGAAAATCCAGGGGAGAAGTTCAGATATTATCACATTGCCCAACGGCAAAAAAATTCATCCGGTAAATATTTTTGGAGGCACCCTATTCCGAAGATTTCCACAAATCACCCGACATAAAGTCGTCTGGAACGGAACATTCCTGGAATTCATTTTCGAGGCAAAAGAAAAACCTGACGCTAAAGAACTTCACCGTCAGCTATCCGTTTTGTTGCATCCCTTCGAGGTTCCATTTTCAATAGAATACAAAGATAGAATACTTCCTTCCAGCAATGGGAAGTATAAATATCTCGAAATCATCCCGAAAAAAACGGTCACCCCATGA